Within the Candidatus Nealsonbacteria bacterium genome, the region GAAAATTGGGGGAAAAAATTGCCGAAGATTATTTAAGAAAAAAAAGATACCGGATTTTAGACAAAAATTTTTTATTTAGAATCCCCGGCCATCCCCAAAAGGGAGAAATTGATATTGTCGCCAGACCTCGCAGGAATGTCTTTGATATCCTGCAGGGCAAGAAAGAAGATGTTATTCATTTTATTGAAGTAAAAACCCTGAGTTCGGATAGAATAATTTTTCCGGAAGAAAAAGTAAATTATTTTAAACAAAAAAAATTAATAAAAACAGCTCAATTTTGGTTGCAAAAAAACAAAATCCCCTTGAACTCCAAATGGCAAATTGATATAATTTCAATAATAATTGATTTTGGGACCAAAAAAGCGAAAATTAAATTTTATAAAAACATTGTTTCTTAATCCGATGTTAGTTTTAAATCAAAAAGAAATAAAAAAAATAATTCCTTTAGCCAAAATGAAAGAAGTAATTAATTGGGTGGAAAGGGCGTTTTCCGATTATGGCAAAGAGATTTTGCAAATGCCGGCCAAAACCTATTTGTATTTTGAAAAATATAATGGGGACTTGAGAATAATGCCTTCTTATTCGCCAAGATTGGAAATGGCCGGAACAAAAATCGTTAATGTTCATCCCCAAAATATCAAAAAAGGACTTCAGACGGTAATGGCTGTTATTCTTTTAAATGACGTCAAAACCGGCAAACCCTTGGCAATTTTAGATGGTACCTATATTACCGGACTAAGAACCGGGGCAACCAGCGGAGTGGCAACCAAATATTTAGCCAAAAAAGAAGCTCAAACATTGGGGGTGGTTGGGGCCGGCTATCAATCAATTTTTCAAATAATGGCTATTAGCAAAGTGAGGAAAATAAAAAAAATTTTGGTTTATGATATTTCAAACAAACAGGTTGAAAAATTAGCCAAAATTTTAGCCAAAGAAAAAATAAAAATTAAAAAAGCCGATTTGGAAGAAGCGGCCGGACAAGAAATCGTGGTCACCGCCACTCCGGCCAAAGAAATAATTTTAAAAAGAAAATGGATTTTACCCGGTACCCATATTAATGCCATTGGAGCCGATGCCAAACACAAGCAAGAACTGGACCCTCAAATTCTCAAAACAGCCAAAATTG harbors:
- a CDS encoding YraN family protein, encoding KLGEKIAEDYLRKKRYRILDKNFLFRIPGHPQKGEIDIVARPRRNVFDILQGKKEDVIHFIEVKTLSSDRIIFPEEKVNYFKQKKLIKTAQFWLQKNKIPLNSKWQIDIISIIIDFGTKKAKIKFYKNIVS
- a CDS encoding ornithine cyclodeaminase family protein (catalyzes the interconversion of alanine and pyruvate), with the translated sequence MLVLNQKEIKKIIPLAKMKEVINWVERAFSDYGKEILQMPAKTYLYFEKYNGDLRIMPSYSPRLEMAGTKIVNVHPQNIKKGLQTVMAVILLNDVKTGKPLAILDGTYITGLRTGATSGVATKYLAKKEAQTLGVVGAGYQSIFQIMAISKVRKIKKILVYDISNKQVEKLAKILAKEKIKIKKADLEEAAGQEIVVTATPAKEIILKRKWILPGTHINAIGADAKHKQELDPQILKTAKIVVDCWEQASHSGEINVPLERGEISEKDIYGQLGEIVVGKKPARQNQSEITIFDSTGLAIQDLYTSYFVYQKALKTKIGRKINL